A single genomic interval of Microbacterium sp. zg-Y1090 harbors:
- the rsgA gene encoding ribosome small subunit-dependent GTPase A, with protein MSWLDPDDDDEPDFEADIRTRPNPKANRPRTKRRPAHTDARIARVLGVDRGRYTVLVDEDGPDEHTALAVRARELRKTPIVTGDLARIVGDTSGADGTLSRIVGLQERTSLLRRSADDTDQVERVVVANADQMLVVVAAADPEPRERLVDRYLIAALDAGIRPLLVVTKTDLADPTAFLSHFEGVEGLQVFTSAQGAMPVDEIGRHLVGHSTVFVGHSGVGKSTLVNALVPEARRATGHVNEVTGRGRHTSSSTVSLRYHGADGSGWVIDTPGVRSFGLGHVDPANIIAAYTDLAAAAAECPRGCTHLRDAPDCAIAEALAEGRLGPNGAARVDSLQRLLETFAERDRNAASRP; from the coding sequence ATGAGCTGGCTCGACCCCGACGACGACGACGAGCCCGACTTCGAGGCCGATATCCGCACGCGGCCCAACCCCAAGGCGAACCGCCCGCGTACGAAGCGCCGCCCCGCCCACACCGACGCCCGCATCGCGCGGGTGCTGGGCGTGGACCGGGGGCGCTACACGGTGCTCGTTGACGAGGATGGTCCCGACGAGCACACCGCCTTGGCCGTGCGCGCGCGCGAGTTGCGCAAGACCCCGATCGTCACCGGCGACCTCGCCCGCATCGTCGGCGACACCTCCGGAGCCGACGGCACCCTCTCGCGCATCGTGGGGCTGCAGGAGCGCACGTCGCTGCTGCGCCGCTCGGCCGACGACACCGACCAGGTGGAGCGGGTCGTCGTCGCCAACGCCGATCAGATGCTCGTCGTCGTCGCCGCGGCCGACCCCGAGCCGCGAGAGCGCCTCGTCGACCGCTATCTCATCGCGGCACTGGATGCCGGCATCCGCCCGCTCCTCGTCGTGACCAAGACCGATCTGGCCGACCCGACCGCGTTCCTGTCCCACTTCGAGGGCGTCGAAGGGCTGCAGGTGTTCACCAGCGCCCAGGGCGCCATGCCCGTGGACGAGATCGGCAGGCATCTGGTGGGACACTCCACGGTGTTCGTCGGCCACTCCGGGGTGGGCAAGTCCACGCTCGTCAACGCGTTGGTCCCGGAGGCCCGCCGGGCCACCGGCCACGTGAACGAGGTGACCGGACGCGGCCGCCACACGTCGAGCTCCACGGTGTCGCTGCGCTACCACGGTGCCGACGGCAGCGGCTGGGTCATCGACACGCCCGGGGTGCGCTCGTTCGGCCTCGGCCACGTCGATCCGGCGAACATCATCGCGGCCTACACCGATCTCGCCGCCGCGGCGGCAGAGTGCCCGCGTGGCTGCACCCACCTGCGCGATGCGCCTGACTGCGCCATCGCGGAGGCACTGGCCGAGGGCCGGCTCGGACCCAACGGCGCCGCGCGCGTGGATTCGCTGCAGCGGCTGCTGGAGACCTTCGCCGAGCGGGACAGGAACGCCGCCTCACGTCCTTAG
- a CDS encoding zf-HC2 domain-containing protein, translated as MTDCGCEKARRDLEEYLRNEVCKTAHADITEHLDHCPACQDEALVAKTLTDVVARACKETAPEELRDQVLARLREAQAAH; from the coding sequence ATGACCGACTGCGGCTGCGAGAAGGCTCGCCGGGACCTCGAGGAGTACCTGCGCAACGAGGTCTGCAAGACGGCGCACGCCGATATCACCGAGCATCTCGACCACTGTCCGGCCTGTCAGGACGAGGCGCTGGTCGCCAAGACACTGACCGACGTCGTGGCGCGTGCCTGCAAGGAGACGGCTCCCGAGGAGCTGCGCGACCAGGTGCTGGCGCGCCTGCGCGAGGCGCAGGCCGCGCACTGA
- a CDS encoding histidine kinase — protein sequence MPALTPAERVAGVLLALQALGVAALVVWEAAALAGGDTLSVPTAIALLVVTGLGAVAMGAFAFAVLRDESWGRSGGIVLQLLLLAVALGAATGTFGDGALALALAAPALLTLVLLILSVRAAAARHPRDDAQPGA from the coding sequence ATGCCTGCTCTGACCCCTGCCGAACGCGTCGCCGGTGTGCTGCTGGCTCTGCAGGCGCTGGGCGTGGCGGCCCTCGTCGTGTGGGAGGCGGCCGCGCTCGCCGGAGGCGACACGCTTTCGGTGCCGACGGCGATCGCCCTGCTGGTGGTCACCGGCCTCGGCGCGGTCGCGATGGGGGCGTTCGCGTTCGCGGTGCTGCGCGACGAGTCGTGGGGCCGCTCGGGCGGGATCGTCCTGCAGCTGCTGCTGCTGGCCGTGGCCCTCGGCGCGGCCACCGGGACATTCGGCGACGGCGCGCTGGCGCTGGCCCTGGCTGCTCCCGCGCTGCTGACCCTCGTGCTGCTCATCCTGAGCGTCCGGGCTGCGGCTGCGCGGCACCCGCGCGACGACGCGCAGCCCGGCGCCTGA
- a CDS encoding WhiB family transcriptional regulator, translated as MDWRDKSACLTVDPELFFPVGNTGPAVEQIEKAKAVCARCTVTEICLQYALETGQDSGVWGGLSEDERRALKRRAARARRAS; from the coding sequence ATGGATTGGCGCGACAAGTCTGCCTGCCTGACCGTCGACCCCGAACTGTTCTTCCCTGTGGGCAACACCGGCCCCGCCGTGGAGCAGATCGAGAAGGCCAAGGCTGTGTGCGCCCGCTGCACGGTCACCGAGATCTGCCTGCAGTACGCCCTGGAGACCGGTCAGGACTCCGGCGTCTGGGGCGGTCTCTCCGAGGACGAGCGCCGCGCCCTCAAGCGCCGCGCCGCCCGCGCCCGCCGCGCCAGCTGA
- the aroA gene encoding 3-phosphoshikimate 1-carboxyvinyltransferase: MSVAEYSSPPSADDGGWAAPTAEAPLDAVVSVPGSKSLTNRELILAAIAEGPGRLISPLHSDDSARMIEALRTLGVEVQEVAGTGDFGPDLVVTPISPLTGDAVVDCGQAGTVMRFVAAIAGFASGEVTLTAHETALHRPMGEMIKALRAVGNDIDDEGTWSLPFIVHGHGHVRGGEVEIDASGSSQFVSGLLLAAARFDVGLTLRHVGPRLPSIPHIDMTVEALGHRGVHVERPSATEWIVPAGPVRAKDVAIEPDLSNAAPFLAAAMLVGGHVSVTGWPAHSTQPGALLTEILPVMGARTQRRGGALTVTAGAGGIHGVDLDLSAASELTPTLCALAAFADGPTTITGIGHIRGHETDRIAALVGNLRALGGEAHELPDGIRIVPRPLTGGVWRAHHDHRMATTGALIGLLVPGVVVDDIGTTAKTLPQFPELWAAMLGADAADTAR; this comes from the coding sequence ATGAGCGTCGCTGAGTATTCCTCCCCACCTTCTGCCGATGACGGCGGGTGGGCCGCGCCCACCGCTGAGGCCCCCCTGGATGCCGTTGTGAGCGTCCCCGGATCCAAGTCGCTGACCAACCGGGAACTGATCCTGGCGGCCATCGCCGAGGGCCCCGGGAGGCTGATCTCGCCGCTGCACTCCGATGACTCCGCGCGCATGATCGAGGCGCTGCGGACGCTGGGAGTGGAGGTGCAGGAGGTCGCCGGGACCGGCGACTTCGGGCCCGACCTCGTGGTCACGCCGATCAGCCCGCTGACCGGCGATGCGGTCGTGGACTGCGGCCAGGCGGGCACGGTGATGCGCTTCGTCGCGGCGATCGCCGGCTTCGCCTCGGGCGAGGTGACCCTGACGGCCCACGAGACGGCTCTGCACCGCCCCATGGGCGAGATGATCAAGGCCCTGCGCGCCGTCGGCAACGACATCGACGACGAGGGCACCTGGTCGCTCCCGTTCATCGTGCACGGCCATGGCCACGTGCGCGGCGGCGAGGTCGAGATCGACGCCAGCGGTTCCAGCCAGTTCGTCTCCGGCCTGCTGCTGGCGGCGGCACGCTTCGACGTCGGGCTGACCCTGCGTCACGTCGGGCCGCGCCTGCCCAGCATCCCCCACATCGACATGACGGTCGAAGCCCTCGGGCACCGCGGTGTGCACGTGGAGCGGCCCAGCGCGACGGAGTGGATCGTGCCGGCCGGCCCGGTGCGCGCCAAGGACGTGGCGATCGAGCCCGACCTTTCCAACGCCGCGCCGTTCCTGGCCGCGGCGATGCTCGTCGGCGGTCACGTCTCCGTGACCGGCTGGCCGGCGCACTCGACGCAGCCCGGAGCCCTCCTCACCGAGATCCTCCCCGTCATGGGTGCCCGCACGCAGCGGCGGGGTGGCGCCCTGACCGTCACGGCCGGTGCCGGCGGCATCCACGGCGTCGACCTCGACCTGTCCGCGGCCAGTGAGCTCACGCCCACCCTCTGCGCCCTCGCGGCTTTCGCCGACGGACCCACGACCATCACCGGGATCGGCCACATCCGCGGCCACGAGACCGACCGCATCGCCGCGCTGGTGGGCAACCTGCGCGCACTGGGCGGCGAGGCGCACGAGCTGCCCGACGGCATCCGCATCGTCCCCCGCCCCCTGACCGGCGGCGTCTGGCGCGCACACCACGACCACCGCATGGCGACCACCGGTGCGCTCATCGGTCTGCTCGTGCCCGGCGTCGTCGTCGACGACATCGGCACGACCGCCAAGACGCTCCCGCAGTTCCCGGAACTGTGGGCGGCGATGCTCGGCGCCGACGCGGCGGACACCGCGCGGTGA
- the bcp gene encoding thioredoxin-dependent thiol peroxidase: MKLQPGSPAPAFTLDDQDGTPVSLSSLRGRRVILYFYPAAMTPGCTTQACDFRDSFPALQAAGYTVLGVSRDEPAKLRTFRERDGLSFDLLSDPDHAVHEAYGAWGEKMNYGKVVEGVIRSTFVIDADGVIEQALYNVRATGHVARLRTLLQIA; encoded by the coding sequence ATGAAGCTCCAGCCCGGCTCCCCCGCGCCCGCGTTCACCCTCGACGACCAGGACGGCACCCCCGTCTCGCTCTCGTCACTGCGTGGCCGTCGCGTGATCCTCTACTTCTACCCGGCCGCCATGACCCCCGGCTGCACGACGCAGGCGTGCGACTTCCGCGACAGCTTCCCGGCGCTGCAGGCGGCCGGCTACACCGTGCTCGGCGTCTCGCGTGACGAGCCGGCGAAGCTGCGCACCTTCCGCGAGCGCGACGGGCTCAGCTTCGATCTGCTCAGCGATCCCGACCACGCCGTGCACGAGGCCTACGGCGCGTGGGGCGAGAAGATGAACTACGGCAAGGTCGTCGAGGGCGTCATCCGCTCGACCTTCGTCATCGACGCGGACGGCGTGATCGAGCAGGCTCTCTACAACGTGCGCGCGACCGGACACGTCGCCCGTCTGCGCACGCTGCTGCAGATCGCCTGA
- a CDS encoding GuaB1 family IMP dehydrogenase-related protein, with amino-acid sequence MRFSGERPSVDLTYSDVFLVPRHSSVQSRLEVDLAPGDGTPATIPLVSSNMNSVTGARLAATLARRGGLGVLPQDMALQELDAAIRWVKDQPVRWDTPLVLPPEATVTDARRLLPATEGHGIVVAPATGSAAGGGLLMDDVIGVVPATRLGTALADAQLGDLVRGRAAAIDADDVETPRQAFDLIVAADTDVVCVLHHGMLVGTLSRRSALRSAVYRPAVDRDGRLIVAAAIGINGDVAAKARALAAAGVDVLVIDTAHGHQDGMLRALRAVSALDLGLPIAAGNVVTGEGVADLVAAGASIVKVGVGPGAMCTTRMMTAVGRPQFSAVHETAQAAAEQGAHVWADGGVRYPRDVALALAAGASSVMIGSWFAGTIEAPGELREDESGRAYKESWGMASTKAVHGRFGRLDPYELARKELFAEGISSSRIYLDPLRPGIEDLIDMITAGVRSSFTYAGAATVTQFHERAMVGLQSAAGYEEGKALPVSW; translated from the coding sequence ATGCGATTCTCCGGTGAGCGCCCCTCCGTGGATCTGACCTATTCGGACGTGTTCCTCGTGCCCCGCCATTCGTCGGTGCAGAGCCGTCTGGAGGTCGACCTCGCGCCCGGCGACGGCACCCCGGCGACCATCCCGCTGGTGTCGTCGAACATGAACTCCGTCACCGGGGCGCGACTGGCCGCGACCCTCGCGCGACGCGGCGGGCTCGGCGTGCTCCCCCAGGACATGGCGCTCCAGGAGCTGGATGCCGCCATCCGGTGGGTCAAGGACCAGCCGGTGCGGTGGGACACCCCGCTCGTGCTGCCCCCCGAGGCCACCGTCACCGACGCGCGGCGGCTGCTGCCCGCGACCGAGGGCCACGGCATCGTCGTCGCGCCCGCAACGGGGTCGGCGGCCGGAGGCGGCCTCCTCATGGACGACGTCATCGGCGTGGTGCCGGCCACGCGGCTCGGGACCGCCCTGGCCGACGCGCAGCTGGGTGACCTGGTGCGCGGTCGGGCGGCAGCGATCGACGCCGACGATGTGGAGACCCCGCGGCAGGCTTTCGACCTCATCGTGGCGGCCGACACCGACGTCGTGTGCGTTCTGCACCACGGGATGCTCGTGGGGACCCTGTCGCGACGCAGCGCGCTGCGCTCGGCGGTGTACCGGCCCGCCGTGGACCGTGACGGTCGGCTCATCGTCGCCGCGGCCATCGGCATCAACGGCGACGTGGCGGCCAAGGCCCGTGCCCTCGCGGCAGCGGGCGTCGACGTGCTCGTCATCGACACGGCGCACGGGCACCAGGACGGCATGCTGCGGGCGCTGCGCGCGGTGTCGGCTCTGGACCTCGGCCTCCCCATCGCGGCAGGCAACGTCGTGACCGGGGAAGGCGTGGCCGATCTGGTCGCGGCGGGCGCGTCGATCGTGAAGGTCGGGGTGGGCCCGGGCGCGATGTGCACGACCCGCATGATGACCGCGGTCGGCCGGCCGCAGTTCTCCGCCGTGCACGAGACGGCGCAGGCCGCCGCGGAACAGGGCGCCCACGTCTGGGCCGACGGCGGCGTGCGGTATCCCCGGGATGTGGCCCTCGCCCTGGCGGCGGGCGCCTCGTCGGTGATGATCGGGTCGTGGTTCGCCGGCACGATCGAGGCGCCGGGGGAGCTGCGGGAGGACGAGTCCGGACGCGCGTACAAGGAATCGTGGGGGATGGCATCCACGAAGGCGGTGCACGGGCGCTTCGGTCGGCTGGACCCGTATGAGCTCGCCCGCAAGGAACTGTTCGCCGAGGGCATCTCGTCGTCGCGGATCTACCTCGATCCGCTGCGCCCGGGCATCGAGGACCTCATCGACATGATCACCGCAGGAGTGCGGTCGTCGTTCACCTACGCCGGCGCGGCCACGGTGACGCAGTTCCACGAGCGTGCGATGGTCGGCCTGCAGTCGGCCGCCGGCTATGAGGAAGGCAAGGCGCTGCCCGTCAGCTGGTGA
- a CDS encoding multifunctional oxoglutarate decarboxylase/oxoglutarate dehydrogenase thiamine pyrophosphate-binding subunit/dihydrolipoyllysine-residue succinyltransferase subunit, translating to MSSQVTGVGTSSEGEFGANAWLVDELYEQYKADKNSVDKAWWPVLEAYQPGEAAGAASAGAGAPAPKAEPHPVTAPIPVIGTQPVARTTARPAAPQPIPAQAQDRKPREAEQAGEDVVTPLRGMTKTLAANMDESLTVPTATSVRTVPAKLMIDNRIVINNHMARTRGGKVSFTHVIGWAIVQALKIFPSQNVAYAEVDGKPSVVAPAHINLGIAIDLPKPDGSRSLLVPSIKRAETLTFGEYLSAYEDLVTRARANKLTAADFQGTTISLTNPGGIGTVHSVPRLMKGQGCIVGAGALEYPAEFQGSSEKTLVNLGIGKTITLTSTYDHRVIQGAGSGQFLKIVHEMLTGGHDFYSDMFAALRIPYAPIHWANDINVDLAERVDKTARVQELINSFRVRGHLMADIDPLQYMQRTHPDLEIESHGLTFWDLDREFVTNGFAGKRTMKLRDILGVLRDSYCRTLGIEYMHIQDPAQRTWFQDNVESKYEKPTHDEQLRVLSKLNEAEAFETFLQTKYVGQKRFSLEGGESLIPLLDQVLRGAADAGLDGAAIGMAHRGRLNVLTNVAGKTYGQVFREFEGSVAIGSKSGSGDVKYHLGTEGTFIADNGKELPVVLAANPSHLETVDGVLEGIVRAKQDRKPIGTFSWLPILVHGDAAFAGQGVVVETLQMSQLRGYRTGGTVHVVVNNQVGFTTLPQDARTSVYATDVAKTIQAPIFHVNGDDPEAVVRVAELAFRYREEFHRDVVIDLVCYRRRGHNEGDDPSMTQPLMTNLIEAKRSVRRLYTEALVGRGDITEEEYEQAKRDFQERLEIAFAETHAAETGSSPVIDAATAASAVEPASGEPESTGVSREVVHLIGDAFVNKPDGFTVHNKLQQLLDKRNDMSRNGSIDWAFGELLAFGSLLLEGTNVRLAGQDARRGTFVQRHSVLHDRANGQEWLPLTNLSENQGRFWAYDSLLSEYAAMAFEYGYSVERPDALVLWEAQFGDFADGAQTVIDTYLSSADQKWGQQSSVVLLLPHGYEGQGPDHSSARIERYLQLCAQDNMTVARPSTPASYFHLLRRQAYARPRRPLVVFTPKAMLRLRGATSAVDDFLTGKFEPVLDDDRGLERSAVKRVLLHSGKIHWDLRAELEKKPNPEIALVRLEQFAPAPIDQLNAVIESYPDAELVWVQDEPENQGAWPFIALEVVKHLRGRTIARVSRSAAASTATGSSKKHAIEQAEILRQALTL from the coding sequence GTGTCCAGCCAGGTGACCGGCGTCGGAACCTCGAGCGAAGGCGAGTTCGGGGCAAACGCCTGGCTCGTCGATGAACTCTACGAGCAGTACAAGGCGGACAAGAACTCCGTGGACAAGGCCTGGTGGCCGGTGCTCGAGGCCTATCAGCCCGGGGAGGCCGCGGGCGCAGCGTCCGCCGGGGCCGGCGCACCCGCGCCCAAGGCCGAGCCTCACCCGGTGACCGCTCCGATCCCGGTGATCGGCACGCAGCCGGTGGCGCGCACCACCGCGCGTCCCGCCGCGCCCCAGCCGATCCCCGCCCAGGCGCAGGACCGCAAGCCGCGCGAGGCGGAGCAGGCGGGCGAGGACGTCGTCACTCCGCTGCGCGGCATGACCAAGACCCTCGCGGCGAACATGGACGAATCGCTGACCGTCCCCACCGCGACGAGCGTGCGCACGGTGCCGGCCAAGCTCATGATCGACAACCGCATCGTGATCAACAACCACATGGCGCGCACCCGCGGCGGCAAGGTGAGCTTCACCCACGTCATCGGGTGGGCGATCGTGCAGGCGCTGAAGATCTTCCCCAGCCAGAACGTCGCCTACGCCGAGGTCGACGGCAAGCCGTCGGTCGTGGCCCCCGCCCACATCAACCTGGGCATCGCGATCGACCTGCCCAAGCCCGACGGCTCGCGGTCGCTGCTGGTGCCGAGCATCAAGCGCGCCGAGACCCTGACGTTCGGCGAGTACCTCTCGGCATACGAGGACCTCGTCACCCGTGCCCGCGCCAACAAGCTCACCGCAGCGGACTTCCAGGGCACGACCATCTCGCTGACCAACCCCGGCGGCATCGGCACCGTGCACTCCGTGCCGCGGCTGATGAAGGGCCAGGGCTGCATCGTCGGCGCCGGCGCGCTGGAATACCCGGCGGAGTTCCAGGGGTCGAGCGAGAAGACGCTGGTCAACCTCGGCATCGGCAAGACGATCACCCTCACCAGCACCTACGACCACCGTGTCATCCAGGGCGCCGGCTCGGGGCAGTTCCTCAAGATCGTGCACGAGATGCTCACGGGCGGGCACGACTTCTACAGCGACATGTTCGCGGCGTTGCGCATTCCCTACGCGCCCATCCACTGGGCCAACGACATCAACGTCGACCTCGCCGAGCGCGTGGACAAGACCGCGCGCGTGCAGGAGCTCATCAACTCCTTCCGCGTGCGCGGCCACCTCATGGCCGACATCGACCCGCTGCAGTACATGCAGCGCACGCACCCCGACCTCGAGATCGAGAGCCACGGCCTCACGTTCTGGGACCTCGACCGCGAGTTCGTCACCAACGGCTTCGCCGGCAAGCGCACCATGAAGCTGCGCGACATCCTCGGGGTTCTGCGCGATTCCTACTGCCGCACCCTCGGCATCGAGTACATGCACATCCAGGACCCCGCGCAGCGCACGTGGTTCCAGGACAACGTCGAGTCGAAGTACGAGAAGCCCACCCACGACGAGCAGCTGCGGGTGCTGAGCAAGCTCAACGAGGCCGAGGCCTTCGAGACCTTCCTGCAGACCAAATACGTCGGCCAGAAGCGCTTCAGCCTCGAAGGCGGCGAGTCGCTCATCCCGCTGCTGGACCAGGTGCTGCGCGGCGCGGCCGACGCCGGCCTCGACGGCGCGGCCATCGGCATGGCGCACCGCGGCCGGCTCAACGTGCTCACCAACGTCGCAGGCAAGACCTACGGCCAGGTGTTCCGGGAGTTCGAGGGCTCCGTCGCGATCGGCTCGAAGAGCGGATCCGGCGATGTGAAGTACCACCTCGGCACCGAGGGGACGTTCATCGCCGACAACGGCAAGGAGCTGCCGGTGGTGCTGGCGGCCAACCCGTCGCACCTCGAGACCGTGGACGGCGTGCTCGAAGGCATCGTCCGGGCCAAGCAGGACCGCAAGCCCATCGGCACCTTCTCGTGGCTGCCGATCCTCGTGCACGGCGACGCGGCGTTCGCCGGTCAGGGCGTCGTGGTCGAGACGCTGCAGATGTCGCAGCTGCGCGGCTACCGCACGGGCGGCACGGTGCACGTGGTCGTCAACAACCAGGTCGGCTTCACGACCCTGCCTCAGGATGCCCGCACGTCGGTGTACGCCACCGATGTCGCCAAGACCATCCAGGCGCCCATCTTCCACGTGAACGGGGACGACCCCGAGGCGGTCGTCCGCGTGGCGGAGCTCGCCTTCCGCTACCGCGAGGAGTTCCACCGCGACGTCGTCATCGACCTCGTCTGCTATCGCCGTCGCGGTCACAACGAGGGCGACGACCCCTCGATGACGCAGCCGCTGATGACCAACCTCATCGAGGCGAAGCGGTCCGTCCGGCGCCTCTACACCGAGGCGCTCGTCGGCCGCGGCGACATCACCGAGGAGGAGTACGAGCAGGCCAAGCGCGACTTCCAGGAGCGCCTCGAGATCGCGTTCGCCGAGACGCACGCCGCCGAGACCGGCTCCTCCCCCGTCATCGATGCGGCGACAGCCGCGTCCGCGGTCGAGCCCGCGTCGGGTGAGCCGGAGAGCACGGGCGTCTCGCGCGAGGTGGTGCACCTCATCGGAGACGCGTTCGTGAACAAGCCCGACGGCTTCACGGTGCACAACAAGCTGCAGCAGCTGCTGGACAAGCGCAACGACATGAGCCGGAACGGCTCGATCGACTGGGCCTTCGGCGAGCTGCTGGCCTTCGGCTCGCTGCTGCTGGAGGGCACCAACGTGCGCCTGGCCGGCCAGGACGCCCGCCGCGGCACGTTCGTGCAGCGTCACTCGGTGCTCCACGACCGCGCCAACGGCCAGGAGTGGCTGCCGCTGACGAACCTGTCCGAGAACCAGGGCCGGTTCTGGGCGTACGACTCGCTGCTGAGCGAGTACGCGGCCATGGCCTTCGAGTACGGCTACTCCGTGGAGCGTCCCGACGCACTGGTGCTCTGGGAGGCGCAGTTCGGCGACTTCGCCGACGGCGCCCAGACCGTCATCGACACCTATCTGTCGTCGGCCGACCAGAAGTGGGGCCAGCAGTCCAGCGTCGTGCTGCTGCTGCCGCACGGCTACGAGGGTCAGGGACCCGACCACTCCTCGGCACGCATCGAGCGCTACCTGCAGCTGTGCGCCCAGGACAACATGACGGTCGCGCGTCCCTCGACGCCGGCGTCGTACTTCCACCTGCTGCGGCGCCAGGCGTACGCCCGGCCGCGCCGCCCGCTGGTGGTCTTCACCCCCAAGGCCATGCTGCGCCTGCGCGGAGCGACCAGCGCGGTGGACGACTTCCTCACCGGCAAGTTCGAGCCCGTGCTCGACGACGACCGCGGGCTGGAGCGGTCGGCTGTCAAGCGCGTGCTGCTGCACTCGGGCAAGATCCACTGGGACCTCCGGGCCGAGCTGGAGAAGAAGCCCAACCCCGAGATCGCACTGGTGCGCCTGGAGCAGTTCGCCCCCGCGCCGATCGATCAGCTCAACGCCGTCATCGAGAGCTACCCCGACGCCGAGCTGGTGTGGGTGCAGGACGAGCCCGAGAACCAGGGCGCCTGGCCGTTCATCGCGCTCGAGGTCGTCAAGCACCTGCGCGGCCGCACGATCGCCCGCGTCTCCCGCTCGGCTGCGGCGTCCACCGCGACCGGGTCGTCGAAGAAGCATGCGATCGAGCAGGCCGAGATCCTGCGTCAGGCGCTCACCCTCTGA
- a CDS encoding sigma-70 family RNA polymerase sigma factor, with amino-acid sequence MSDQVDAAADARAQFEEQALPFMDQLYAAAMRMTRNPADAADLVQETFVKAFASWASFTQGTNLKAWLYRILTNTYINTYRKKQREPYQGTLDDLEDWQLGGAESTTATSARSAEAEAIDRMPASAVKEALQAIPEDFRLAVYFADVEGFAYQEIADIMKTPIGTVMSRLHRGRRLLRELLADYARERGIDTTATRSAK; translated from the coding sequence ATGAGCGACCAAGTGGATGCCGCAGCGGACGCACGCGCCCAGTTCGAGGAGCAGGCGCTCCCGTTCATGGATCAGTTGTACGCAGCCGCGATGCGCATGACCCGCAACCCGGCCGACGCGGCCGACCTCGTGCAGGAGACGTTCGTGAAGGCCTTCGCCTCGTGGGCGTCGTTCACCCAGGGCACGAACCTGAAGGCGTGGCTGTACCGGATCCTGACCAACACCTACATCAACACCTACCGCAAGAAGCAGCGGGAGCCCTATCAGGGAACGCTCGACGACCTCGAGGACTGGCAGCTGGGGGGTGCGGAGTCCACCACGGCCACCAGCGCCCGTTCGGCGGAGGCCGAGGCCATCGACCGCATGCCCGCATCCGCGGTCAAGGAGGCGCTGCAGGCGATTCCCGAGGACTTCCGCCTCGCGGTGTACTTCGCCGACGTCGAAGGCTTCGCGTATCAGGAGATCGCGGACATCATGAAAACACCCATCGGCACCGTCATGAGTCGCCTGCATCGCGGCAGACGCCTCTTGCGGGAGCTGCTGGCCGACTATGCGAGAGAACGCGGGATCGACACGACCGCGACGAGGAGTGCGAAATGA